The stretch of DNA CAGCGGCAGCCGCTCCACCGGGGTGAACGACTCCGGCACCATATAGGCGGGCAGTTCGGCGCTCACGTGCTCGCGGATCGCGTCGAGATCGGCGTCCGGCGCCACCAGGTAGGCGGCCAGACGCGCGGTGCCCGCTTGGCCGGTCACCGCGACCACCGCGCAGTCGTGGACGGTGCGATGGCGTCGCAGCACATCGGCGATCTCGCCGGGTTCCACGCGGTTGCCGCGGATCTTGACCTGATCGTCGCTGCGGCCGATGTAGTCCAGGCCGCCGTCGGCGGTGCACCGCACCAGGTCGCCGGTGCGGTACATGCGACCGCCCGCGCGGTCGAAGGGATCGGCGACGAATCGTTCGGCCGTCAGATCGGCGCGTTCGGCGTAGCCGCGGGCGGTGCCGACACCGGCGAGATACAGTTCGCCGACGGTCCCGTCGGGCACGGGTGCGAGCGCCGAGTCGAGGACCAGGGCCGTCGTGCCCGCGATCGGCCGCCCGATGCACGACCGGTCGAACTCGTGCAGATCGGCTCCCACGGCGTTGATCGTGTATTCGGTGGGACCGTAGAGGTTCGCCGCTCGCAGACCGGGCACCGTCCGGATCGCGTCCCACAGGCTCGCGGGCACGCCCTCCCCGCCCAGTGACAGGAATTCGAGCCCGGGCCACCGCTCGTCGGACCGATCGAGCAGTCCGTGTTCGACGAGCACGGTCCCGTAGCTCGGTGTGACATCGCATGCGGAGATCGCATGCGTGCGGAAGTAGTCGAGCAGGCGGCGCGGATCGCGGCGGAGGTCGTCGTCGATGATGTGCACGACCTGCCCGTGCAGCATCCAGAACAGCTGCTCCCACGACGCGTCGAACGCCAGCGACGTCGTGTGCGCCACCCGCAGCGGGTCGGCGCCGTCGGCGCGCGCGTCGAGCACCGGGTCGAAGATGTCTCGCACGTGATTCAGATACATGTTGGTGAGCCCGCGGTAGGGCACCACGACGCCCTTCGGCCGCCCCGTCGAACCCGAGGTGAAGATCACGTACGCCGTGTTGTCGAGCCACCGCTCGTGTCGGACCGCAGGTGTCTCGGGCATCGTCGTCTCGGTCCCGGTCGACGCAGAAGCGGTCAGCGCGTCGTCGACGTCCACCACGATCGGATCGAGTCCGCTCGGAAGAAGACCGCGCAGCTCGCCGGACACCAGTACGACGGCGGGATCGGCCTCGGCGAGGATCGACGCGATCCGGTCGGGCGGGTGCTTCTCGTCGATCGGAACGTACGCCGCGTGGACGGCGAACACGCCGAACAGTGCGGCGACGGTCAGCTCGTCGCGCCGCATGAGCACGGCCACGCGCGACTCCGGCCCGACGCCCCGCCCGGACAGGATCGCGGCGAACGTGCGCGAGAGGTCGCGCAGGTCGGCGAAGGTCAGAGTGCGGCCCGCGGCGACCACCGCGGGACTCTCGCCCGCGAGGTCGGCGCGCCGCAGCAGCAGATCCCACACATCCGACGCGACGAGGTCGCCGGTCACCGGCTCACCCCGGCAGGCCTCGGGCACCGGGACTCGCGCGGCGGTGCGCAGATCGGCGCATATCGTGCCCTCGCCCGCGGCGACGGCGCCGAGCACGGCGTCGAACTCGGCCATCACGGCACCGACCCGCTCGGACGTCAGCGCCGTCCGGTGATACATGACGCGCACCCGCATCTCGTCGCCGTCGTCGACGGCGACCGTCACCGGGTAGTTCGTGGCATCGCTGAGCTCGGTGTCGCGCACCCGGATCCGGCCGCCCGCACCGAACGAGACGCCGGCACCCAGCTTGGGATGGTTCTGGTAGACGAACAGCGTGTCGAACAGGTCCGCGGGCACTCCGCGCGCGATCAGATCGCCGAGACTGACGAACGGCGCCCGCAGGCCGCGGATCTTCGCTTCGTGGAGGTCGCGGCAGGCGTCGGCGATGGGCGTCCACGGGGTGCACCGCACCCGGGTGACCACGGTGTTGAACAACAGTCCGACGGCGTGTTCGGACCCTTCCAGTTCGGCGGGGCGCCCGGAGACGACCGAGCCGAAGCACACGTCGTCGCTGCCGGTGGCGCGCATGAGGGCCGTCGCCCAGGCCAGTTCGAGCACGGTGTTCAACGACACCGCGAGCTCGGCGGCGCGGGCCCGCAGCCCGCCGGTGAGACCGCGGTCGAGACGGTAGTCGTACTCGACGGCGCTCGACGAGTCGGCGGCCAGCAGGTCGAAGCCGGGGGCGAGCGAGGTGGTCTCGGGCACGTCGCGCAGCGATTCCGCGACCGCGTCGGCCGCCGCGTCGCGGTCCTGACGCGCGAGCCACTCGTGATATCTCCGGATGCCGAACGGCTCGACGAGATCGGGGGCGCGCCCGTCGTCGAGCGCCGTGTAGGCGTCGAGGACGGCCCTGAGGAACAGTCCGCCGGACCACCCGTCGAGCAGGATGTGGTGGACGGTGAACGCGATCCGCCACGTTCGGTCGAGTCCGCGCGCGGCGTTCACCCGCAGCATCGGGGGGCGCGTCGGATCGAACGGGGTGCGCAGTGCCGTGGCGAAGATCTCCGCGGTCTGCGCGCTCGTCACCGCGCGATCGTGCACCGCCACGTCGACGGGGGTGTTCTCGGGGATCACCTGGACCAGGTCGTCGCCGACGGTGACGAACGCCGCGCGCACCGACGGGTGCCGGGCCACGGCCGCGTCGACGGCGCGGCGCAGGACGGTCGGATCGACGTCGCCGTCGACGGTGATCACATGCTGTGTGGCGTAGACGTCGGCGCCGCGGTCGTCGGACTTGAGCAGGTGCACCGCCAGCCCCCGCTGCAAGGTGGTGAGCGGCCACACGTCGGTGAGCCGCCCGTAGTCGGCGGTGAGCCGTTCCACGTCGAACGGGCCGAGTTCCACGAGCGGTCGGATGTCGCCGTTCGGTGCGTCGTCGCGGGGCACGGCGTCGATGCGGGCGGCGAGCGCGCCCGCCCACGCCTCCGGGTCGACGCCCGTCGTCGCTCCGCCGACGGTGACCCGCACCGACCAGCAGGCCTCCTCGCGCGAGACGACGACGCTCGGACCATCGGCCGGGGCCGCACCCGCGACGGTCACGGTGACGGTGTCGGCCGGTTCGAGGTCGACGTCGAGGACGTCCACTGTGTGCGGACTCACGTCCCGGATCACGCGGTACACCCGCGGATCGGGGCGGTCGACGACACCGTCCCCGGTCACCAGGATCGGCGCGCAACGACGGCGTCGGGCCAGTCGGGTCCACGCGCGCGGATCGTCGCGATCGGGTTCGTCGAGCATGAACCACAGGCGCGCGGTGGTTCCCGCGATCGTCTCGGCCAGCGATGCGCAGACGAGTTCACCGATCCGGCAGAGTGCGGCGAGCGGCGGTTCGCCCGACAGCTCGGCCGTCGCCGATACGAGTGCACCCGGCGCGCTCTCCCCGGCGTCCGCGTCGCCGTCGTCGAGGTAGTCGGCCCAGTCCTCGGCGACGTCGAGCAGGGCCGGATCGTCGGGGTCGACCTGATCGGTCGGCTGCGACACGGCGCCGGCCGCGAGCGCGCGACGCAGCACCTCGGCGGCCTCGGAGTCGACGATCCGATCCGGCAGGGCGCACACCCGCCGACCGTCCTCGTCCGCCACGAGCGGCCCGTCGATCACCTCCGGTTCGGCGGCGGGTGCGGTCACGGCGGCCGCCAGAGCGATCGCCCGCGCCGTCGTGTCCGGCCGCCCACCGACGGTGTCCACGTCGACGAGACGACGTACGCCCGCGACCCCGGGTGCCGACGCCGCGAACGCGGCGGTCTGCGCTACCGACAGATCCGGATGAAACACCAGTTGGGCGAGGGCGCCGAGCACGGCGCCGAGCAGTCGTTCGGCCCGGTCTGCGTCGATTCGCGCGCGCTGATACAGCAGCGACACCCCCGGACCGTCGTCATCGTGATAGATCCCGACGGTGACGGGGAACGGCGCCGACATCCGCAGCGGCGGCCGCGACCGGACCGTGGTGCCGTCGATGCCCAGGTCGATCCGTGCCGGCGTCGTCGTATTGATCATCACCTCGAACAGCCGGTGACGACGACGGCTCGCCAGATCGCGCGCCACCTCGTCGAAGGCGTCCGCCGAATGCGCGACGTGCTCGCGGTACTCGGCGGTGAGCGCATCGAGGAGGTCGCCGAGAGCGGTGTCCGGCGACAGGTCGGTGGGCAGCGCGATCGTGTTGACGAAGACGCCGATGGTGTCGGCGTGGTCGGCGGCCTCACGGGTGGAGACCGGCATGCCGACGGCGAAGCGGTCCCCGGCGCCGAGATCGCGAAGCACCAGTGCGACGGCGGCCCACAGCAGCACGAGCGGCGGGCATCCGATGCCCGCCGCGGTGTCGAGCACCGCGCGCCCGAGGGTCGGCGGCAGAGTCCGCATGACCAGCGCGCCCCGGTCGTCGCCGGTGCCGTCGGTGGCGCCCAGCGCGGGCAGGACCGAGCTGTCGGGAAGACCGTCGAGGTGACGACGCCAGTGGTCGGAGACGCCCGGTGCCGCGCCGAGCCCGGACCGGACATAGCTGTGGTATCCCCCGCCGACGGCGTCCGGACCGCCGCCGGCACCGGTCCGCGTGCGGTAGCAGGCCGCGAGATCGGCGAAGAACCGGTCGGTGGAGCCCCCGTCGAAGGCGATGTGGTGGATCGACAGCGTCAGCGCGGTGAGATCGTCTCCGGTGACGACCGCGGCACGGACCGGCAGGTCGGCGGCGAGGTCGAACGGCGCGATCATCTGCGCGTGGGCGATCTCGTCGACGGCGTCGGTCTGCTCGGACGCGGTGCCGCTCACGCGTCGACGTTCGACGCACAGCACCCGTTCGGGCTCGGTGTACTGGCGGACCAGTCCGTCGTCGCCGGTGCGGTAGACGGTGTGCAGGATCGGGTGCAGCGCCACCACGTCGCCGACGGCTGCGGCGAGGGCGTCGGCGTCGACGGGCCCGGTGAACACCAGTACGTACGGCACGTTGTAGGCCGCGGACTCGGGTGCGAGGCGCTGCGCGAAGTACATTCGCGACTGCTCCGACGACAGCGGCAGACCGTCGGCCGACACCGTGTCGGGCGCATCGTCGCGCGGCGGCGCCGCGATGCCTCGACGTTCCAGTTCGCGCGCGAGCCGGGCCCGCTGCGCGGCGTCGAGGATCACGGGTGCTCTTCCGAGTCCGGACGTCGCGCGATCACTCGGCTGTCGCGCAACGAGGTGGCCTCACGCTCGACCATCACCGCGATCGCCTCGTCGAGGAACTCGTCGAGATCGTCGCCGAGGGCGTCGGACTGCAGTCCCATGCCTGTGCGTTTGACCCGTTCGCGGACGTCCACCAGCGTCATCGGCGGCGTGTCCGGCGGCGGCGGGATCACCATGTCGTCGATCCGCGACACGATGTCGAGGCCCGCGTCGGCGAGCCGCGCGACGACGTCGGCGGAGGGATGCCTGCGCATCGTGAACGGCGCCTGCCGCAGCGGTTCTCGCCAGCGCGGTCGGTCGGCGACCTCCCGCAGGATGCCGAACTGTCCCTCCGGTTCGTCGGCGGGGTGCCCCGCATTCCACTGCAGCACCACGTATCCGCCGGGGCGCAGCGCGTCGGCCATCATGTCCAGGACCGGCCCGACGTCGGGGAGCCAGTGCATCACCCACGAGCAGTGCACGATGTCGAAGCCGCCGGGCGCCAGACGCAACGAGCTCGCGTCCGCACGGTCGACCGACACGGTGTCGGGATGGTCGCGGCAGCGCCGCCGCGTCTGGTCCACCATCGACGGCGAGAAGTCGGTGGCGTACACACTGAAGCCGCGGGCGGCGAGATCAGCGGCCACTTCGCCTGCACCGCAACCGATGTCGGCGGTCGCGGGGTCGCCCTCGAACGGGATCCCGCGCGCGGCACGATCGGCCAGGGCGACGTCGACGGCGTCGATCGCCGAACGGACCTGGTTGGCGTTGACGTCGGCGTAGTCGATCGCCGACCAGCCGGTGACGTCGGCGTCCCCCTTCATCGGACACCCCCGTTCGGTTCGGCCGACTCGGAGGCGGCGAGTTCGTCGAGTTCACCGTCCGACAGGTCCAGGACCTCGACGAACACCTGCGCCACGGCGTCGATCCGCTCGATGTCGGCCGCCCGCGACTCCAGTCGCCGGGCCAGCGACCGCGGGGTGCGGGCGGCGAACAGGTCGGCGACGGTCAGCGACGACGTCTGGAGCGTCTGCCCGATCAGCCCGGCGAGCCGGGTGGCGAGCACCGAATCGCCGCCGATGTCGAAGAAGTCGTCGTCGGCGCCGACGCGGTCACGGCCGATGACGTCCCCGAACAGCGCAGCCAACGTCCGCTCCAAGGGCGTCGTCGGCGCCGCGGAGC from Gordonia humi encodes:
- a CDS encoding non-ribosomal peptide synthetase — encoded protein: MILDAAQRARLARELERRGIAAPPRDDAPDTVSADGLPLSSEQSRMYFAQRLAPESAAYNVPYVLVFTGPVDADALAAAVGDVVALHPILHTVYRTGDDGLVRQYTEPERVLCVERRRVSGTASEQTDAVDEIAHAQMIAPFDLAADLPVRAAVVTGDDLTALTLSIHHIAFDGGSTDRFFADLAACYRTRTGAGGGPDAVGGGYHSYVRSGLGAAPGVSDHWRRHLDGLPDSSVLPALGATDGTGDDRGALVMRTLPPTLGRAVLDTAAGIGCPPLVLLWAAVALVLRDLGAGDRFAVGMPVSTREAADHADTIGVFVNTIALPTDLSPDTALGDLLDALTAEYREHVAHSADAFDEVARDLASRRRHRLFEVMINTTTPARIDLGIDGTTVRSRPPLRMSAPFPVTVGIYHDDDGPGVSLLYQRARIDADRAERLLGAVLGALAQLVFHPDLSVAQTAAFAASAPGVAGVRRLVDVDTVGGRPDTTARAIALAAAVTAPAAEPEVIDGPLVADEDGRRVCALPDRIVDSEAAEVLRRALAAGAVSQPTDQVDPDDPALLDVAEDWADYLDDGDADAGESAPGALVSATAELSGEPPLAALCRIGELVCASLAETIAGTTARLWFMLDEPDRDDPRAWTRLARRRRCAPILVTGDGVVDRPDPRVYRVIRDVSPHTVDVLDVDLEPADTVTVTVAGAAPADGPSVVVSREEACWSVRVTVGGATTGVDPEAWAGALAARIDAVPRDDAPNGDIRPLVELGPFDVERLTADYGRLTDVWPLTTLQRGLAVHLLKSDDRGADVYATQHVITVDGDVDPTVLRRAVDAAVARHPSVRAAFVTVGDDLVQVIPENTPVDVAVHDRAVTSAQTAEIFATALRTPFDPTRPPMLRVNAARGLDRTWRIAFTVHHILLDGWSGGLFLRAVLDAYTALDDGRAPDLVEPFGIRRYHEWLARQDRDAAADAVAESLRDVPETTSLAPGFDLLAADSSSAVEYDYRLDRGLTGGLRARAAELAVSLNTVLELAWATALMRATGSDDVCFGSVVSGRPAELEGSEHAVGLLFNTVVTRVRCTPWTPIADACRDLHEAKIRGLRAPFVSLGDLIARGVPADLFDTLFVYQNHPKLGAGVSFGAGGRIRVRDTELSDATNYPVTVAVDDGDEMRVRVMYHRTALTSERVGAVMAEFDAVLGAVAAGEGTICADLRTAARVPVPEACRGEPVTGDLVASDVWDLLLRRADLAGESPAVVAAGRTLTFADLRDLSRTFAAILSGRGVGPESRVAVLMRRDELTVAALFGVFAVHAAYVPIDEKHPPDRIASILAEADPAVVLVSGELRGLLPSGLDPIVVDVDDALTASASTGTETTMPETPAVRHERWLDNTAYVIFTSGSTGRPKGVVVPYRGLTNMYLNHVRDIFDPVLDARADGADPLRVAHTTSLAFDASWEQLFWMLHGQVVHIIDDDLRRDPRRLLDYFRTHAISACDVTPSYGTVLVEHGLLDRSDERWPGLEFLSLGGEGVPASLWDAIRTVPGLRAANLYGPTEYTINAVGADLHEFDRSCIGRPIAGTTALVLDSALAPVPDGTVGELYLAGVGTARGYAERADLTAERFVADPFDRAGGRMYRTGDLVRCTADGGLDYIGRSDDQVKIRGNRVEPGEIADVLRRHRTVHDCAVVAVTGQAGTARLAAYLVAPDADLDAIREHVSAELPAYMVPESFTPVERLPLTVNGKLDRAALPEPVAAAVRRGGPPASTVEQEIVDVLGDLLDIDTSEIGRRDDFFALGGHSLLAVRLAARLSAVLGREVSLGEIYAGATAADLAHGSQTRSDDSAAVVDIVGGASDGPLVFCIHPAGGSARPFFGLRAHVDDDWTVRAVQDLALADATAGSTTVDALLDRHADEIARVCHARGRVVVGLIGWSFGGQLAYLLTDALATRGVRVACTVLLDSHLLSEMGVPPASDEQILAAADEFVAVHESGTGADDDRRRAERVRESYLRHSRMMHAPVPRATAVPTLLVQARGTAGVTDALIARSAQVWADRLGDLLTVISTDLDHHGMATAQGWAVTAPAIVDFFADHVFGEDRLLADTGKGIRQ
- a CDS encoding class I SAM-dependent methyltransferase is translated as MKGDADVTGWSAIDYADVNANQVRSAIDAVDVALADRAARGIPFEGDPATADIGCGAGEVAADLAARGFSVYATDFSPSMVDQTRRRCRDHPDTVSVDRADASSLRLAPGGFDIVHCSWVMHWLPDVGPVLDMMADALRPGGYVVLQWNAGHPADEPEGQFGILREVADRPRWREPLRQAPFTMRRHPSADVVARLADAGLDIVSRIDDMVIPPPPDTPPMTLVDVRERVKRTGMGLQSDALGDDLDEFLDEAIAVMVEREATSLRDSRVIARRPDSEEHP